In one Bacillaceae bacterium S4-13-56 genomic region, the following are encoded:
- a CDS encoding NAD(P)/FAD-dependent oxidoreductase, producing MQKPKIVILGAGYGGIMSAVNLQKQLGVNEAQITLVNKHDYHYQTTWLHENSAGTLHHDRTRIKIKDVVDFNKVEFIKDTVTSIHPEEKKVVLDNGELTYDYLVIALGFEAETFGIKGLKEHAFTISTINSARLIRQHIEYCFAKYNNVPEERQDLLNIVVGGAGFTGIEFIGELANRVPELCKEYDIPREKVRIINVEAAPTALPGFDPALVEYAMNLLESKGVEFKIGTAIKEANENGLIVEKDGIQEEIPSATVIWAAGVRGNSIVEESDLETMRGRVKVDPHLRVPNHEDIFIVGDCALLINEEIDRPYPPTAQIAIQMADTVAHNIKVLVRGGSELETLKPNIQGTVASLGEGEAIGVVFGGKKLFGWTASVMKKIIDNRYLLKLGGLGLLLKKGKFNIFH from the coding sequence ATGCAAAAACCTAAAATTGTCATTCTAGGTGCTGGATATGGTGGAATCATGTCTGCCGTTAATTTACAGAAGCAGTTGGGTGTTAATGAAGCCCAAATCACACTAGTTAATAAACATGATTACCACTACCAAACGACATGGTTACACGAAAATAGTGCAGGTACATTACATCATGATCGTACAAGAATAAAAATTAAGGATGTTGTCGATTTTAACAAGGTTGAATTTATAAAGGATACTGTTACATCCATTCATCCAGAAGAAAAGAAAGTAGTATTGGATAATGGGGAGTTAACATACGATTATCTAGTCATAGCTTTAGGATTTGAAGCAGAGACCTTTGGCATTAAGGGATTAAAGGAACATGCCTTTACAATTAGCACAATTAATAGTGCACGTCTAATTCGACAGCATATTGAGTATTGTTTTGCTAAATACAATAACGTTCCCGAAGAGCGTCAGGATTTATTGAATATCGTTGTAGGGGGAGCAGGTTTTACAGGAATTGAATTTATTGGTGAATTGGCTAACCGTGTACCTGAGTTATGCAAAGAATATGATATACCACGCGAAAAGGTTCGTATTATTAATGTTGAGGCAGCCCCAACAGCGCTACCTGGCTTTGATCCTGCACTAGTCGAGTATGCAATGAACCTATTGGAGTCAAAAGGGGTAGAATTTAAGATTGGAACTGCCATCAAAGAAGCAAATGAAAATGGTCTTATTGTTGAAAAGGATGGGATCCAAGAAGAAATTCCATCTGCAACTGTTATTTGGGCTGCAGGTGTACGTGGGAATTCAATAGTAGAAGAATCTGATCTTGAAACTATGCGTGGTCGCGTGAAGGTTGATCCACATCTAAGAGTACCGAACCATGAAGACATTTTTATCGTTGGGGATTGTGCATTACTTATTAATGAAGAAATTGATCGCCCTTACCCTCCGACAGCACAAATTGCTATCCAAATGGCAGATACTGTGGCCCATAATATTAAGGTGTTAGTTCGTGGTGGTAGTGAGTTGGAAACACTTAAGCCAAATATACAAGGAACGGTTGCATCGTTAGGAGAAGGGGAAGCCATTGGAGTTGTATTTGGTGGGAAAAAGCTATTTGGTTGGACTGCTTCTGTCATGAAAAAAATCATTGATAACCGATACTTGCTTAAATTGGGTGGATTAGGATTACTTCTTAAGAAGGGGAAATTTAATATTTTTCATTAA
- a CDS encoding NUDIX domain-containing protein translates to MVGDSKSIWLQVAGIVISEENKWLVVKKQFGSLINQWSLPTDFVNDDETLDEAAIRQVREETGIESVASGIVGIRTGLLKDGISDHLILFSLKPVGGKLKESDEKSIIQYLSPQELLFETHTSRLIKFLLRDQKEHVSEFNQVNPGHQFEYKRYKIFRP, encoded by the coding sequence ATGGTAGGGGATTCAAAAAGTATTTGGCTACAAGTGGCCGGAATTGTGATAAGCGAAGAAAACAAATGGCTAGTGGTAAAAAAACAGTTTGGGAGTTTAATTAACCAATGGTCCTTACCAACAGATTTTGTTAATGATGATGAAACTTTGGATGAGGCGGCCATACGACAGGTTCGGGAAGAGACAGGCATTGAGTCTGTTGCATCGGGGATTGTTGGAATACGTACAGGTCTCCTAAAAGATGGAATTAGTGATCATTTAATTCTTTTTTCATTGAAACCAGTAGGTGGAAAGCTAAAGGAAAGTGATGAGAAAAGCATCATCCAATATTTGTCACCTCAAGAACTTTTATTCGAAACTCATACGTCGAGGTTGATCAAATTTTTACTTAGAGATCAGAAGGAACATGTCTCAGAATTTAATCAAGTAAATCCAGGTCACCAGTTTGAATACAAACGTTATAAAATTTTTCGTCCATAG
- a CDS encoding YuiB family protein yields the protein MLLFFVLFFGISFILNMLLRKTWLMAIFFPIILIFIIDTVPVSSYFTDTLYAFSDLWDHVINLKAADVFILSSGLAGTIISGFVIKFLRKQGYQMF from the coding sequence ATGCTCTTATTTTTTGTTTTGTTTTTTGGAATATCTTTTATTTTAAACATGTTACTAAGGAAGACATGGCTAATGGCTATTTTTTTTCCAATCATTCTTATTTTCATAATTGATACCGTACCTGTTTCTTCTTATTTTACAGATACATTGTATGCTTTTTCGGATTTGTGGGATCACGTCATAAACTTGAAAGCAGCAGATGTTTTTATTCTTTCATCTGGATTAGCAGGTACCATCATATCAGGATTCGTCATAAAATTCCTAAGAAAACAAGGATATCAAATGTTTTAG
- a CDS encoding 3D domain-containing protein has protein sequence MKVVKSLGKHCFFTALFFAALFSTYTSISNVAGEDLKFWFENQRDQIGAYEVLTQNYNRDLAFKKQKYNNIHAMKRYISSEKVEEPESIEDAIDFTKYPKTSVVATGYTAGIESTGKSKGHPEYGITYSGVRVKRDLYSTIAADLSVFPIGTILYIPGYGYGVVADKGSAIKGDKIDLYYDTVEDVYDKWGKKRTTVYIVKKGNGILTEDDLQTLNETESLQVFREQIRES, from the coding sequence ATGAAAGTGGTAAAATCACTGGGTAAACATTGCTTTTTCACGGCGTTATTTTTTGCTGCTTTATTCTCGACCTATACTTCTATTTCAAACGTAGCTGGGGAAGATTTAAAGTTTTGGTTTGAAAATCAGAGAGATCAGATCGGTGCTTATGAAGTATTGACACAAAATTACAATAGAGATTTAGCATTCAAGAAGCAGAAATATAATAATATTCATGCTATGAAAAGATATATTTCTAGTGAAAAAGTAGAAGAGCCAGAATCTATAGAGGATGCCATTGATTTTACAAAATATCCAAAAACATCTGTTGTTGCAACTGGTTATACAGCTGGCATAGAATCTACGGGAAAAAGCAAAGGACACCCAGAATATGGAATTACTTATTCTGGCGTGAGAGTTAAGAGAGATTTATATTCTACAATAGCGGCAGACCTATCTGTATTCCCAATTGGTACAATCCTTTATATTCCTGGTTACGGATATGGAGTTGTAGCTGACAAAGGTTCGGCTATTAAGGGGGATAAAATCGATCTTTACTATGACACGGTAGAGGATGTCTATGATAAATGGGGCAAAAAACGTACGACTGTGTATATAGTGAAAAAAGGAAATGGAATTCTTACAGAAGATGATTTACAAACATTAAATGAAACAGAGTCATTACAAGTGTTTAGAGAACAAATAAGAGAAAGCTAA
- a CDS encoding divergent PAP2 family protein — translation MELFENIPLLAALFAIVFAQVVKIPIHFFTSKQFKPGLAFSTGGMPSSHSAAVTALTTSIGFENGVDSPLFAVSTIFAIIVMFDATGVRRHAGEQAIVINRLVKDFQHFVEEAKIWNQKKEYEKRQELKELLGHQPIEVFFGGITGILLALIMYSI, via the coding sequence ATGGAGCTTTTTGAAAATATCCCGCTGTTGGCAGCTTTATTTGCCATCGTTTTTGCACAAGTTGTCAAAATTCCTATTCACTTTTTTACATCAAAACAATTCAAACCTGGATTAGCTTTTAGTACAGGGGGAATGCCTAGTAGTCATTCGGCAGCTGTTACTGCATTAACAACTTCCATTGGATTTGAAAATGGTGTGGATTCACCATTGTTTGCGGTTTCCACTATATTTGCAATTATTGTTATGTTTGATGCAACTGGAGTACGAAGGCATGCAGGAGAGCAAGCCATAGTAATTAACAGGTTAGTAAAAGACTTCCAACACTTTGTCGAGGAAGCTAAAATATGGAACCAAAAAAAGGAATATGAAAAACGACAAGAGTTAAAAGAATTATTGGGTCATCAGCCTATAGAAGTGTTCTTTGGAGGTATTACTGGCATCCTTTTGGCATTGATTATGTATTCCATTTAA
- a CDS encoding leucyl aminopeptidase, translating into MFTVKPKEQLFDSTQAIVIGLYHENRHQQKVYQEINSALGEVLDEYVKHGDLSNDYKAVTKVYTLGRIEPKRIYVLGLGKKKELTRSSYIKAIGHLAKELKKDRITQFSFVLDSFVSDQFSEEEVSTLFAEATLTAIYDFPNYKTNNSKPPFGFESISVITDKPIQKALDEGHTYADGINTARYLVQLPGNLLTATDLAHFAEHLAHDLGLGIEILEKEDLERLGMGALLAVNQGSVEPPKMIVLKYQGKEKWEDVLGLVGKGITFDTGGYSLKSKEGIVGMKSDMGGAASVLGAMEIIGRLKPKENVVAVIPSTDNMISGSAFKPDDVITSFSGKTIEVLNTDAEGRLALADAITYAKHHGASRLIDVATLTGGVIVALGDWITGAMTNDQEYYQSFEEITKWTDEPIWQLPYLPVYQEKVRGSELADLNNSPGRKAHPIMAGSFLAEFAENTPWIHLDIAGTSTSDKEYDLGPKGPTGVMVKSLAAYILKGQK; encoded by the coding sequence ATGTTTACAGTTAAACCAAAAGAGCAACTTTTTGATTCAACCCAAGCCATTGTTATCGGGCTCTACCATGAAAATCGCCATCAACAAAAAGTGTATCAAGAAATTAATTCTGCATTAGGAGAAGTATTAGATGAGTATGTGAAGCATGGAGATTTGTCGAATGATTATAAGGCAGTTACCAAAGTATACACCCTTGGTCGAATTGAACCAAAAAGAATTTATGTATTAGGACTAGGGAAGAAAAAAGAGCTAACAAGATCATCTTACATAAAGGCAATTGGACATTTAGCCAAGGAATTAAAAAAGGATCGTATTACGCAGTTTTCTTTTGTTTTGGATAGTTTTGTCAGTGACCAATTTTCAGAGGAAGAAGTGTCTACACTCTTTGCTGAAGCTACATTAACAGCTATTTATGACTTCCCCAATTATAAAACCAATAATTCAAAACCACCCTTTGGCTTTGAATCAATTTCTGTAATTACAGATAAGCCTATTCAAAAGGCACTTGATGAAGGGCATACTTATGCTGATGGAATTAATACAGCAAGATACTTAGTACAACTTCCTGGTAATCTCCTTACTGCAACCGATTTGGCCCATTTTGCGGAACACCTTGCTCATGATCTAGGACTAGGCATTGAAATTTTAGAAAAGGAAGATTTAGAACGTTTAGGAATGGGGGCGTTGTTAGCTGTCAACCAAGGGTCTGTAGAGCCTCCTAAAATGATTGTTCTAAAGTACCAAGGAAAGGAAAAATGGGAGGACGTCCTTGGATTAGTAGGGAAAGGAATCACCTTTGACACTGGTGGTTATTCTCTCAAAAGTAAGGAAGGTATCGTTGGCATGAAGAGCGATATGGGAGGAGCAGCTTCCGTATTGGGGGCTATGGAGATTATAGGAAGATTAAAGCCAAAGGAAAATGTAGTCGCGGTTATACCTTCAACCGATAACATGATTAGTGGTTCTGCATTTAAGCCGGATGATGTGATTACCTCTTTCAGCGGAAAGACAATTGAAGTGTTAAACACTGATGCTGAAGGAAGGCTTGCTTTAGCAGATGCCATCACTTATGCAAAACATCATGGGGCAAGTAGGTTGATTGATGTGGCAACACTAACAGGCGGAGTCATTGTAGCCTTAGGGGATTGGATAACAGGGGCCATGACGAATGATCAAGAGTACTATCAGTCCTTTGAAGAAATTACTAAATGGACGGATGAGCCCATTTGGCAATTGCCATACCTACCTGTATATCAAGAAAAAGTTCGGGGAAGTGAGTTAGCAGATTTGAATAATTCACCAGGAAGGAAAGCCCATCCAATCATGGCAGGGTCATTTCTTGCTGAATTTGCTGAAAACACTCCTTGGATTCATTTAGATATTGCAGGGACTTCCACGTCAGATAAAGAATATGATTTAGGTCCAAAAGGCCCAACAGGTGTCATGGTTAAATCGTTGGCAGCTTATATTTTAAAAGGACAGAAATAA
- a CDS encoding biotin transporter BioY yields MEKLRTIDLTYGAVFIGLMAIGANISTWLPFLSVPIGGTMVPVSLQTFFAILAGLLLGSRLGAFSMLAYLLVGVAGVPVFAQMKSGLFEIVGNTGGFLISFVFVAWIAGKVVEWRKNEEKSTLFLASFAGLIMNYGIGTNFMYIALNTWLDVNISFSAAWIGMGPFFVKDFALAILIAAFLPSFITRLRQATSLPQFYTKAS; encoded by the coding sequence ATGGAGAAACTTAGAACAATTGATTTAACCTATGGGGCTGTTTTTATCGGATTAATGGCAATCGGTGCAAATATTTCAACATGGTTACCTTTTTTAAGTGTTCCTATTGGTGGAACCATGGTTCCGGTATCCTTGCAAACATTTTTCGCTATTTTAGCAGGTCTTCTGCTTGGTAGTAGGCTTGGAGCTTTTTCTATGCTTGCTTATTTGTTGGTAGGTGTTGCTGGTGTCCCGGTCTTTGCTCAAATGAAAAGTGGCTTATTTGAAATCGTTGGTAACACAGGAGGGTTCTTGATTTCCTTCGTGTTCGTTGCATGGATTGCTGGAAAAGTTGTAGAGTGGAGAAAAAATGAAGAAAAGTCAACCTTATTCCTTGCTTCATTTGCAGGATTAATTATGAATTACGGCATTGGAACGAATTTTATGTACATAGCCTTAAATACTTGGTTGGATGTAAACATATCTTTTTCTGCAGCTTGGATAGGTATGGGGCCCTTTTTTGTAAAAGACTTTGCACTTGCTATTTTGATTGCAGCATTTTTACCAAGTTTTATTACAAGACTTCGACAAGCAACATCATTACCACAATTTTATACGAAAGCAAGTTAA